Proteins encoded by one window of Cervus canadensis isolate Bull #8, Minnesota chromosome 18, ASM1932006v1, whole genome shotgun sequence:
- the IGFLR1 gene encoding IGF-like family receptor 1 isoform X3 — protein MTLEGDAWLQQVGGLLIWRRLWLGVKCGRSAVAGSRVVRGPQIAGSARMGPLRLLPTAVLLLAQAAPREASQHCGRLEYWNPDNRCCGSCLQRFGPPPCPDLEFSENCGLDDAGNHVMHPFKECPPGQCNRNSAELCSLCGSGATAPIPSGSRGGTGPPCREKPVPNKEPCPLTPGKSGVLSSQEPSSPAVPSVLWTSEHKAPQQAWPSLSFALFLVLVLLVISVIILLALQRHHRRLDQGKAVQHPYPSLVCTDLDTHTCFLHPSSPASLEISERCQAWSHSPCLASWMSWRCWRS, from the exons ATGACTCTCGAGGGAGATGCTTGGTTGCAGCAGGTTGGAGGACTCCTAATCTGGAGGAGATTGTGGTTAGGAGTTAAG TGCGGCAGAAGCGCTGTGGCAGGAAGTCGTGTGGTCAGGGGCCCCCAGATTGCAGGCTCTGCCCGGATGGGGCCCCTACGCCTCCTCCCGACTGCTGTGCTGCTCCTGGCCCAGGCGGCGCCTCGGGAGGCCTCTCAGCACTGCGGCCGCCTCGAGTACTGGAACCCTGACAACCGGTGCTGCGGCAGCTGCCTGCAGCGCTTCGGGCCGCCCCCCTGCCCGG ACCTAGAGTTTTCGGAAAACTGCGGGCTGGATGATGCTGGCAATCACGTAATGCACCCCTTCAAAGAGTGTCCTCCCGGACAGTGCAATCGCAACAGCGCGGAGCTATGTAGCCTTTGTGGCAGCGGAGCAACGGCACCCATTCCCTCAGGGAGCCGCGGCGGAACCGGGCCGCCCTGCCGAGAG AAGCCTGTCCCTAACAAGGAGCCCTGCCCACTGACACCTGGAAAATCGGGCGTCCTTAGCTCCCAGGAGCCCAGCTCACCAGCGGTTCCCAGTGTTTTGTGGACTTCTGAGCACAAAGCCCCTCAGCAAGCCTGGCCGAGTTTGAGTTTTGCCCTGTTCCTAGTGCTGGTTCTGCTCGTGATCTCAGTCATAATCCTGCTTGCCCTGCAAAGGCATCACCGTCGCCTCGACCAAGGGAAAGCAGTCCAACACCCGTATCCTAGCTTGGTTTGCACCGACCTTGACACCCACACCTGCTTCTTGCAcccctcctctccagcctccctggaGATTTCAGAG AGATGCCAAGCCTGGAGTCACAGCCCCTGTCTCGCCTCCTGGATGAGCTGGAGGTGCTGGAGGAGCTGA
- the IGFLR1 gene encoding IGF-like family receptor 1 isoform X1, with protein sequence MTLEGDAWLQQVGGLLIWRRLWLGVKCGRSAVAGSRVVRGPQIAGSARMGPLRLLPTAVLLLAQAAPREASQHCGRLEYWNPDNRCCGSCLQRFGPPPCPDLEFSENCGLDDAGNHVMHPFKECPPGQCNRNSAELCSLCGSGATAPIPSGSRGGTGPPCREKPVPNKEPCPLTPGKSGVLSSQEPSSPAVPSVLWTSEHKAPQQAWPSLSFALFLVLVLLVISVIILLALQRHHRRLDQGKAVQHPYPSLVCTDLDTHTCFLHPSSPASLEISEARDSWKEVSLPPLLGREMPSLESQPLSRLLDELEVLEELILLLDPEPGPGGRMACGTTRHLAARYGLPATWSTFAYSLRPSRSPLRALIEMVVAREPSASLGQLGTHLAQIGRADALQVLSKLG encoded by the exons ATGACTCTCGAGGGAGATGCTTGGTTGCAGCAGGTTGGAGGACTCCTAATCTGGAGGAGATTGTGGTTAGGAGTTAAG TGCGGCAGAAGCGCTGTGGCAGGAAGTCGTGTGGTCAGGGGCCCCCAGATTGCAGGCTCTGCCCGGATGGGGCCCCTACGCCTCCTCCCGACTGCTGTGCTGCTCCTGGCCCAGGCGGCGCCTCGGGAGGCCTCTCAGCACTGCGGCCGCCTCGAGTACTGGAACCCTGACAACCGGTGCTGCGGCAGCTGCCTGCAGCGCTTCGGGCCGCCCCCCTGCCCGG ACCTAGAGTTTTCGGAAAACTGCGGGCTGGATGATGCTGGCAATCACGTAATGCACCCCTTCAAAGAGTGTCCTCCCGGACAGTGCAATCGCAACAGCGCGGAGCTATGTAGCCTTTGTGGCAGCGGAGCAACGGCACCCATTCCCTCAGGGAGCCGCGGCGGAACCGGGCCGCCCTGCCGAGAG AAGCCTGTCCCTAACAAGGAGCCCTGCCCACTGACACCTGGAAAATCGGGCGTCCTTAGCTCCCAGGAGCCCAGCTCACCAGCGGTTCCCAGTGTTTTGTGGACTTCTGAGCACAAAGCCCCTCAGCAAGCCTGGCCGAGTTTGAGTTTTGCCCTGTTCCTAGTGCTGGTTCTGCTCGTGATCTCAGTCATAATCCTGCTTGCCCTGCAAAGGCATCACCGTCGCCTCGACCAAGGGAAAGCAGTCCAACACCCGTATCCTAGCTTGGTTTGCACCGACCTTGACACCCACACCTGCTTCTTGCAcccctcctctccagcctccctggaGATTTCAGAGGCAAGGGACTCATGGAAGGAGGTCTCTCTGCCTCCACTCTTAGGCAGGG AGATGCCAAGCCTGGAGTCACAGCCCCTGTCTCGCCTCCTGGATGAGCTGGAGGTGCTGGAGGAGCTGATCCTGCTGCTGGATCCTGAGCCTGGGCCAGGTGGGAGGATGGCCTGTGGCACCACTCGACACCTGGCTGCAAGATACGGACTGCCTGCTACCTGGTCCACTTTCGCCTACTCACTGCGGCCCAGTCGCTCACCTCTGAGGGCTCTCATCGAGATGGTGGTGGCGAGGGAGCCCTCTGCCTCTCTGGGCCAGCTTGGCACACACCTGGCCCAGATAGGGAGGGCAGATGCACTGCAGGTGCTGTCCAAACTTGGCTGA
- the IGFLR1 gene encoding IGF-like family receptor 1 isoform X2, with protein MGPLRLLPTAVLLLAQAAPREASQHCGRLEYWNPDNRCCGSCLQRFGPPPCPDLEFSENCGLDDAGNHVMHPFKECPPGQCNRNSAELCSLCGSGATAPIPSGSRGGTGPPCREKPVPNKEPCPLTPGKSGVLSSQEPSSPAVPSVLWTSEHKAPQQAWPSLSFALFLVLVLLVISVIILLALQRHHRRLDQGKAVQHPYPSLVCTDLDTHTCFLHPSSPASLEISEARDSWKEVSLPPLLGREMPSLESQPLSRLLDELEVLEELILLLDPEPGPGGRMACGTTRHLAARYGLPATWSTFAYSLRPSRSPLRALIEMVVAREPSASLGQLGTHLAQIGRADALQVLSKLG; from the exons ATGGGGCCCCTACGCCTCCTCCCGACTGCTGTGCTGCTCCTGGCCCAGGCGGCGCCTCGGGAGGCCTCTCAGCACTGCGGCCGCCTCGAGTACTGGAACCCTGACAACCGGTGCTGCGGCAGCTGCCTGCAGCGCTTCGGGCCGCCCCCCTGCCCGG ACCTAGAGTTTTCGGAAAACTGCGGGCTGGATGATGCTGGCAATCACGTAATGCACCCCTTCAAAGAGTGTCCTCCCGGACAGTGCAATCGCAACAGCGCGGAGCTATGTAGCCTTTGTGGCAGCGGAGCAACGGCACCCATTCCCTCAGGGAGCCGCGGCGGAACCGGGCCGCCCTGCCGAGAG AAGCCTGTCCCTAACAAGGAGCCCTGCCCACTGACACCTGGAAAATCGGGCGTCCTTAGCTCCCAGGAGCCCAGCTCACCAGCGGTTCCCAGTGTTTTGTGGACTTCTGAGCACAAAGCCCCTCAGCAAGCCTGGCCGAGTTTGAGTTTTGCCCTGTTCCTAGTGCTGGTTCTGCTCGTGATCTCAGTCATAATCCTGCTTGCCCTGCAAAGGCATCACCGTCGCCTCGACCAAGGGAAAGCAGTCCAACACCCGTATCCTAGCTTGGTTTGCACCGACCTTGACACCCACACCTGCTTCTTGCAcccctcctctccagcctccctggaGATTTCAGAGGCAAGGGACTCATGGAAGGAGGTCTCTCTGCCTCCACTCTTAGGCAGGG AGATGCCAAGCCTGGAGTCACAGCCCCTGTCTCGCCTCCTGGATGAGCTGGAGGTGCTGGAGGAGCTGATCCTGCTGCTGGATCCTGAGCCTGGGCCAGGTGGGAGGATGGCCTGTGGCACCACTCGACACCTGGCTGCAAGATACGGACTGCCTGCTACCTGGTCCACTTTCGCCTACTCACTGCGGCCCAGTCGCTCACCTCTGAGGGCTCTCATCGAGATGGTGGTGGCGAGGGAGCCCTCTGCCTCTCTGGGCCAGCTTGGCACACACCTGGCCCAGATAGGGAGGGCAGATGCACTGCAGGTGCTGTCCAAACTTGGCTGA